Below is a genomic region from Methylobacterium sp. FF17.
ACGCGAACGCCGGGCCTGGTTCGAGGGCTACGACGGGTCGACCTGGGAGATCTCAGCCCGGGTTCCCCATCCGAGCGTGACGCTCCGTGGGGTCGCAACCCACCCCGAGGGGCTGAGCGGTTCGGATCTCGCGCTGTCCGCGACTTGAGCCTTGGGT
It encodes:
- a CDS encoding ribosome modulation factor produces the protein MIMDIIKQGGRARTTGRPRDACPYPADSRERRAWFEGYDGSTWEISARVPHPSVTLRGVATHPEGLSGSDLALSAT